From a region of the Kaistia sp. 32K genome:
- a CDS encoding aldo/keto reductase, which produces MSMKASDKKHLKRSNIDLTLLGLGTAPFGGLYAPVAVEDAAGAMQAAWDAGLRYFDSAPMYGLGRAEHLMGHFLREQPQDAFHISTKVGRLMSFERPGRVLPPEAPKNEFDSGWSNGLPFREVFDYSYDAILRSYDDSRQRTGLGRLDILFLHDIGRVTHGELHDHHWGALTKGGGFKALAELKAAGLIAGFGLGVNEWQVIRDAMQEADLDVCLLAGRYTLLDGDAAETFLPLAKKHDVDLVIGGVFNSGILASTSGRKKFNYVDAPAEVLAKVEKLEAVCRRFDVPLPAAAIQYPLRHPAATVVVIGAKTAAQVKGNVEWFERDIPEELWTTLESEGLIPAI; this is translated from the coding sequence ATCTCGATGAAAGCCTCTGACAAGAAGCATCTCAAGCGTTCGAATATCGACCTGACCCTGCTCGGCCTCGGCACCGCGCCCTTCGGCGGCCTCTACGCGCCCGTCGCGGTCGAAGACGCCGCCGGCGCGATGCAGGCCGCCTGGGATGCGGGCCTGCGCTATTTCGACAGCGCGCCCATGTACGGCCTCGGCCGCGCCGAGCACCTGATGGGCCATTTCCTGCGCGAGCAGCCGCAGGACGCCTTCCACATCTCGACCAAGGTCGGCCGGCTCATGAGCTTCGAGCGCCCGGGCCGCGTCCTGCCGCCGGAAGCGCCGAAGAACGAGTTCGATTCCGGCTGGAGCAACGGCCTGCCGTTCCGCGAGGTGTTCGACTATTCCTACGATGCCATTCTGCGCTCCTATGACGACAGCCGTCAGCGCACCGGCCTCGGCCGCCTCGATATCCTCTTCCTGCACGACATCGGCCGCGTCACCCATGGCGAGCTGCATGACCATCACTGGGGCGCGCTGACCAAGGGCGGCGGCTTCAAGGCGCTGGCCGAGCTGAAGGCCGCCGGGCTGATCGCCGGCTTCGGCCTCGGCGTCAACGAATGGCAGGTGATCCGCGACGCTATGCAGGAGGCCGATCTCGACGTCTGCCTGCTCGCCGGGCGCTACACGCTGCTCGACGGCGACGCGGCCGAGACCTTCCTGCCGCTGGCGAAGAAGCATGACGTCGATCTCGTCATCGGCGGCGTGTTCAATTCCGGCATCCTGGCGTCGACCTCGGGGCGCAAGAAGTTCAACTATGTCGACGCGCCGGCCGAGGTGCTCGCCAAGGTCGAGAAGCTGGAGGCCGTATGCCGTCGCTTCGACGTGCCGCTGCCGGCCGCCGCGATCCAGTATCCGCTGCGCCATCCGGCGGCGACCGTGGTCGTGATCGGCGCCAAGACGGCGGCGCAGGTGAAGGGCAATGTCGAGTGGTTCGAGCGCGACATTCCCGAGGAACTCTGGACCACGCTCGAGTCCGAAGGCCTCATCCCGGCGATCTGA
- a CDS encoding TonB-dependent receptor, with amino-acid sequence MTPDGLFDLEKGLCGMTNGMMTTGAGSSAGERRRSKRRLASLLVTSAVIGLATGLAPMQASAQSAAPAATGSQAIAFSIPAQPLPAAINAFIGATGWQISYSSALARGKKSATVTGTMTPAQALQRLVAGTGLQVRIGAPGSAALVDPATAGAAASSDGTTVLDVIDVTAGGGGTTASDLPFASPGSVAHISGAQIERLPPTSVGDIFRNTPGVNATGNRVGASMDLNIRGLQGQSRVNVMVDGTRQTNGSYRGYRGSRSEVYVDPDLLAGVDINKGPYSGAGGTGAMGGVVNMRTITARDIVADGKTYGARLKGSLGSNTESPQAPGSKTIRDDGSDLFNGDAWTGNLAAGVVEDNYEFVAALARRQQGNYFAGKNGSSTYVDNRVVWQPPTERKFSPFGPGQEVFNTSQDVTTLLTKGKVKWGDGQSLELGYIRYNNKYGENNETVLGFALSPFLNIKAEQFGLSETTTNTFTSTYKYNPEGNDYIDLTANLWASDVDTYSETLRAFTLGSGADGKTRVRTYGGDVSNRTVVETGFGVLTLNNGFEFVDERARENQTFLSYPNTPPIYASVNANGDRLLLSAFNQTRLDVTDWLRLEGSVRYDSYEGQGKGEILGDLPAGEASRVNPSGTVTVMPFDGLQLFASYIEGWRPPSLREWSAVGAGGLVHNAYLKPEISKNVEFGFNVKRDDLFRAGDAFRLKAVYFDNNYDDYIIRGRNQDFIYTWSNIDKAKFRGYELSAMYDTGSYFVEAGFTKYDDIRFCGSNSACDDGAAATDYGITNVPPKYSGTVTAGARLFDQRLTVGTRVYSFGERFGGYGLAPGAVNPPTVWTKSTIVDLFGSYKVSQDVTLDFSAENLTDRYYMDAMSTGPIPSPGRTIRAGLTAKF; translated from the coding sequence GTGACGCCGGACGGCCTCTTCGATCTGGAAAAGGGGCTTTGCGGCATGACGAACGGGATGATGACCACCGGCGCAGGTAGTAGCGCAGGGGAGCGCCGACGCTCGAAACGCCGCCTCGCCTCGCTGCTCGTGACCTCCGCCGTGATCGGCCTGGCGACGGGCCTCGCCCCCATGCAGGCCTCGGCGCAATCCGCCGCGCCGGCTGCGACCGGCAGCCAGGCCATCGCCTTCTCCATTCCCGCCCAGCCGCTTCCCGCCGCCATCAACGCCTTCATCGGCGCGACCGGTTGGCAGATCAGCTATTCGTCCGCGCTGGCGCGCGGCAAGAAGTCGGCGACCGTCACGGGCACGATGACGCCGGCGCAGGCGCTGCAGCGGCTGGTGGCCGGCACCGGCCTGCAGGTCCGCATCGGCGCCCCCGGCTCGGCCGCGCTGGTCGATCCGGCGACGGCAGGTGCGGCGGCTTCGAGCGATGGCACGACGGTCCTCGACGTCATCGACGTCACCGCCGGCGGCGGCGGCACGACGGCCTCGGACCTGCCCTTCGCCTCGCCCGGCTCGGTCGCGCACATCTCGGGAGCCCAGATCGAGCGCCTGCCGCCGACCTCGGTCGGCGACATCTTCCGCAACACGCCCGGCGTCAACGCCACCGGCAACCGCGTCGGCGCCTCGATGGATCTCAACATCCGCGGCCTGCAGGGCCAGAGCCGCGTCAATGTCATGGTCGACGGCACCCGCCAGACCAACGGCTCCTATCGCGGCTATCGCGGCAGCCGCAGCGAGGTCTATGTCGATCCCGACCTGCTGGCGGGCGTCGACATCAACAAGGGCCCCTATAGCGGCGCCGGCGGCACCGGCGCCATGGGCGGTGTCGTCAACATGCGGACGATCACCGCCCGCGATATCGTCGCGGACGGCAAGACCTATGGCGCGCGCCTGAAGGGAAGCCTCGGCAGCAACACCGAGAGCCCGCAGGCGCCGGGCTCCAAGACCATCCGCGACGACGGATCCGACCTCTTCAACGGCGATGCCTGGACAGGCAATCTCGCCGCCGGCGTCGTCGAGGACAATTACGAGTTCGTCGCCGCCCTCGCGCGGCGCCAGCAGGGCAATTACTTCGCCGGCAAGAACGGCTCCTCGACCTATGTCGACAACCGCGTCGTCTGGCAGCCGCCGACAGAAAGGAAGTTCTCGCCGTTCGGCCCCGGCCAGGAGGTCTTTAACACCTCGCAGGACGTGACCACCCTCCTCACCAAGGGCAAGGTCAAATGGGGCGACGGCCAGTCGCTGGAACTCGGCTACATCCGCTACAACAACAAGTATGGTGAAAATAATGAGACCGTCCTCGGCTTCGCTCTCAGCCCGTTCCTAAATATAAAGGCGGAGCAGTTCGGCCTGAGCGAGACGACGACCAACACCTTCACCTCGACCTACAAGTACAATCCGGAAGGCAATGACTACATCGACCTGACGGCCAATCTGTGGGCCTCCGACGTCGATACTTATAGCGAGACGCTGCGCGCCTTTACGCTCGGCTCCGGCGCTGACGGCAAGACGCGGGTGCGGACCTATGGCGGCGACGTCTCCAATCGCACCGTCGTCGAGACCGGCTTCGGCGTGCTGACGCTGAACAACGGCTTCGAATTCGTCGACGAGCGAGCGCGCGAAAACCAGACCTTCCTCTCCTATCCCAACACCCCGCCCATCTATGCCAGCGTCAACGCCAATGGCGACCGGCTGCTGCTGAGCGCCTTCAACCAAACCCGGCTCGACGTCACCGACTGGCTGCGGCTCGAAGGCAGCGTGCGCTACGATTCCTATGAGGGCCAAGGAAAGGGCGAGATCCTCGGTGATTTGCCGGCGGGCGAGGCCTCGCGCGTCAATCCGTCGGGCACGGTGACGGTGATGCCGTTCGACGGCCTGCAGCTCTTCGCGAGCTACATCGAGGGCTGGCGTCCGCCAAGCCTGCGCGAATGGTCGGCGGTGGGCGCCGGCGGACTGGTTCACAACGCCTATCTGAAGCCCGAAATCTCCAAGAACGTCGAATTCGGCTTCAATGTGAAGCGCGACGACCTCTTCCGGGCCGGCGACGCCTTCCGCCTGAAGGCCGTCTATTTCGACAACAACTATGACGACTACATCATCCGCGGCCGCAACCAGGATTTCATCTACACCTGGTCCAACATCGACAAGGCGAAGTTCCGCGGCTACGAGCTCTCGGCCATGTACGATACCGGCAGCTATTTCGTCGAAGCCGGCTTCACCAAATATGACGACATCCGGTTCTGTGGCTCCAACAGCGCCTGCGACGATGGTGCCGCCGCGACGGATTACGGCATCACCAACGTCCCGCCGAAATATTCGGGCACGGTGACCGCCGGCGCGCGGCTGTTTGACCAGAGGCTGACGGTCGGGACGCGGGTCTATTCCTTCGGCGAGCGCTTCGGCGGCTATGGCCTGGCACCGGGCGCCGTCAACCCGCCGACCGTCTGGACCAAGTCGACGATCGTCGACCTGTTCGGCAGCTACAAGGTCAGCCAGGACGTCACGCTCGACTTCAGCGCCGAGAACCTCACCGACCGCTACTACATGGACGCCATGTCCACCGGCCCGATCCCCTCTCCCGGCCGCACGATCCGCGCCGGCCTGACCGCCAAGTTCTAG
- the exbD gene encoding TonB system transport protein ExbD, which translates to MAGGIRQRDSGELEENHEINVTPFIDVMLVLLIIFMVAAPLATVDVDIDLPASTAQPKERPDEPLYLTLKSDLALHVGNDPVPREQLAAALDRFTSGDKEARIFLRADEAVAYRELMSVMNLLREAGYLKIALVGLEVLPEAATGDAQPPLATTP; encoded by the coding sequence ATGGCCGGAGGCATCCGTCAGCGCGACAGCGGCGAGCTGGAAGAAAACCACGAGATCAACGTCACGCCGTTCATCGACGTGATGCTGGTACTGCTCATCATCTTCATGGTGGCGGCGCCGCTGGCGACCGTCGATGTCGACATCGACCTGCCGGCGTCGACCGCGCAGCCGAAGGAACGGCCCGACGAGCCGCTCTATCTGACCCTGAAATCGGACCTCGCGCTGCATGTCGGCAACGATCCGGTCCCGCGCGAGCAACTCGCCGCCGCCCTCGACCGCTTCACCTCCGGCGACAAGGAGGCCCGCATCTTCCTGCGCGCCGACGAGGCCGTCGCCTATCGCGAGCTGATGTCGGTGATGAACCTGCTGCGCGAGGCCGGCTATCTGAAGATCGCCCTGGTCGGGCTGGAGGTCCTGCCCGAGGCCGCGACCGGCGACGCGCAGCCGCCACTGGCAACCACCCCATGA
- a CDS encoding FadR/GntR family transcriptional regulator has product MEINPNKVSRLGLPAQVAAFVRFEILRGNLKPGDKLPTEQAFAAQHGVSRAVIREAIAKLRHEGLVVSRHGIGAFVASPEAANSLTLEPNSLAVPEDYRHLYELRRMLETGAALLAALNRTEEDLEEMARCIDNMAAVRDLHSVYVETDISFHRAVAGATKNPFVSLFISFVDVKLQESILVALRSLDFATTSLIAIDEHRRIYEAIRAGDPVAASDAMLAHLTNSSRRLGL; this is encoded by the coding sequence ATGGAGATCAATCCGAACAAGGTCAGCCGGCTGGGGCTTCCCGCTCAGGTCGCCGCCTTTGTGCGCTTCGAGATCCTGCGCGGAAACCTGAAGCCCGGCGACAAGCTGCCGACCGAGCAGGCCTTCGCGGCCCAGCACGGGGTCAGCCGCGCCGTCATCCGCGAGGCGATCGCCAAGCTGCGGCACGAGGGGCTGGTCGTCTCGCGCCACGGCATCGGCGCCTTCGTCGCCTCGCCGGAAGCCGCGAACTCGCTGACGCTCGAGCCGAACAGCCTCGCCGTGCCCGAGGATTACCGGCATCTCTACGAGCTCCGCCGGATGCTGGAGACGGGCGCGGCCCTGCTGGCGGCGCTGAACCGGACCGAGGAGGACCTCGAGGAGATGGCCCGCTGCATCGACAACATGGCGGCGGTGCGTGATCTGCACAGCGTCTATGTCGAGACGGATATCAGCTTCCATCGCGCCGTCGCCGGCGCGACGAAGAACCCGTTCGTGTCGCTGTTCATCTCCTTCGTCGACGTGAAGCTGCAGGAGAGCATCCTGGTCGCGCTGCGCTCGCTCGATTTCGCGACGACCTCCCTCATCGCGATCGACGAGCACCGGCGCATCTACGAGGCGATCCGCGCCGGCGATCCCGTAGCCGCCTCCGACGCGATGCTCGCACACCTGACGAACTCCTCCCGCCGTTTGGGGCTGTAG
- a CDS encoding FecR domain-containing protein codes for MSERTPDTDRLLDEAIDLVIRLQTAADNPVAIEMIRAWRARSPEHERIWIQVSDVHGMSGKVLTDRHEAERRRRQAPSRRNFMLGGAVGLGALAAGSLFGPDAILRARADHITDKGEIRRIDLPDGSLTTLGPDSAIAIAFSDARRGIVLLKGMSFFDVTADTGRPFQVEAGDLTATARGTAFDVSSDAGIVSVSVDEGLVETQAGGQAEATLSLDAGDWMSFDPAQQAVERGRREPGQIGSWRDKLILADREPLSALVARIGRWVPGRILIADPFVGAQRVSGLFDLSDPHRALEAAVLPAGGRVRQASSFLTVISPL; via the coding sequence ATGAGCGAAAGGACGCCGGACACCGATCGGTTGCTCGACGAGGCGATAGACCTGGTAATCCGCCTGCAGACCGCCGCCGACAATCCGGTGGCGATCGAGATGATCCGCGCCTGGCGGGCGCGCAGCCCCGAGCATGAGCGGATCTGGATCCAGGTCTCCGACGTGCACGGAATGAGCGGCAAGGTCCTGACCGACCGGCACGAGGCCGAGCGCCGGCGGCGCCAGGCGCCCTCGCGCCGCAACTTCATGCTGGGCGGCGCCGTAGGCCTCGGCGCGCTCGCCGCCGGGTCGCTCTTCGGCCCCGACGCGATCCTTCGCGCCCGCGCCGATCACATCACCGACAAGGGCGAGATCCGCCGCATCGATCTGCCCGATGGCAGCCTGACGACGCTCGGCCCCGACAGCGCCATCGCCATCGCCTTCAGCGACGCCCGGCGCGGCATCGTGCTGCTGAAAGGCATGTCGTTCTTCGACGTGACGGCGGACACCGGCCGTCCGTTCCAGGTCGAGGCAGGCGATCTCACCGCCACTGCGCGCGGCACCGCCTTCGACGTATCGAGCGACGCCGGCATCGTCAGCGTCTCGGTCGACGAGGGGCTCGTCGAGACCCAGGCCGGCGGACAGGCGGAGGCAACGCTCAGCCTCGATGCCGGTGACTGGATGAGCTTCGATCCCGCCCAGCAGGCGGTCGAGCGCGGACGTCGCGAACCCGGCCAGATTGGCTCCTGGCGGGACAAGCTCATCCTGGCGGACCGGGAGCCGCTGTCGGCGCTGGTCGCCCGGATCGGGCGCTGGGTGCCCGGACGGATCCTCATCGCCGATCCCTTCGTCGGGGCGCAGAGGGTGAGCGGCCTGTTCGATCTGAGCGATCCACACCGCGCGCTCGAGGCGGCGGTGCTGCCGGCCGGCGGCCGCGTCCGCCAGGCCTCGTCCTTCCTGACGGTGATCTCGCCGCTCTGA
- a CDS encoding RNA polymerase sigma factor, producing the protein MSWDIQSLFRRHAKEITRALRRRGLNEETAADITQDTFLRVLASPPQEGTANHNPRAYLHQVSRNLSINYIQRNRRSEMIDVADEMLLQIADPTPSPEVVLYDRQRLRQVEAALAELPERTRVAFERHRLGGQTLAAIGQELGLSTTRTWALIREAYRHIVLRTGSL; encoded by the coding sequence ATGTCCTGGGACATTCAGAGCCTGTTCCGGCGCCACGCCAAGGAAATCACCCGCGCCCTGCGCCGGCGCGGCCTGAACGAGGAGACGGCGGCCGACATCACGCAGGACACGTTCCTGCGCGTGCTGGCCTCGCCGCCGCAGGAAGGCACGGCGAACCACAATCCGCGCGCCTATCTGCATCAGGTCTCGCGCAATCTCAGCATCAACTACATCCAGCGCAACCGCCGGTCCGAGATGATCGACGTCGCCGACGAGATGCTGCTGCAGATCGCCGATCCGACGCCGTCGCCCGAGGTGGTGCTCTATGACCGCCAGCGCCTGCGGCAGGTCGAGGCGGCGCTGGCGGAACTGCCCGAACGCACCCGGGTCGCCTTCGAGCGGCATCGCCTCGGCGGCCAGACCCTCGCCGCCATCGGCCAGGAACTCGGCCTGTCGACGACGAGGACCTGGGCGCTGATCCGCGAGGCCTATCGCCATATCGTGCTCCGGACCGGGAGCCTCTGA
- a CDS encoding biliverdin-producing heme oxygenase: MSDTMDTVRPLEASRAKRLKAETNETHGRLDQAIMAGRPFESRERYARFLAVQHQFHRDIDALYSDPVLDGLLPDLAGRRRFDDVSQDLGDLAIEVPAPATEPAFGADPDIPTALGWLYVAEGSNLGAAFLIKEAAKLGLSETFGARHLAGAPEGRGLHWKTFTAALDTVELDEAEEARMMEGAKAAFRRVHGLVTENFP; this comes from the coding sequence ATGAGCGATACTATGGATACCGTCCGGCCGCTGGAAGCGAGCCGCGCCAAGCGCTTGAAGGCCGAGACCAACGAGACGCATGGCAGGCTGGACCAGGCGATCATGGCCGGCCGTCCCTTCGAGAGCCGGGAGCGCTATGCCCGCTTCCTGGCCGTGCAGCACCAGTTCCACCGCGACATCGACGCGCTCTATTCCGACCCCGTGCTCGACGGCCTCCTGCCCGACCTCGCCGGCCGGCGCCGGTTCGACGACGTCAGCCAGGATCTGGGCGATCTCGCGATCGAGGTTCCGGCCCCGGCGACGGAGCCCGCCTTCGGCGCCGATCCCGACATTCCGACAGCGCTCGGCTGGCTCTATGTCGCCGAGGGCTCCAATCTCGGCGCCGCGTTCCTGATCAAGGAAGCCGCGAAGCTCGGGCTGTCCGAGACGTTTGGCGCCCGGCATCTCGCGGGGGCACCGGAAGGGCGCGGCCTGCATTGGAAGACTTTTACCGCCGCCCTCGACACGGTCGAGCTCGACGAGGCCGAAGAGGCGCGCATGATGGAGGGGGCGAAGGCCGCCTTCCGGCGCGTGCATGGCCTGGTCACGGAAAACTTCCCCTGA
- a CDS encoding RNA polymerase sigma factor, with the protein MPTILNDAFQLHRRSLTWSVMRIVRDPQIAEDLAQETYVRAHKAIEAGPIEHIEAFLHQTARNLALDYLRRRKTRARVETDGLSDEMLESIPADTPSLETEIMERERLRLFQAALATLPERVQQVVRLSRIEEWTNARIALHLGVSERTVFNDLKLAMAHCRDALARKDKG; encoded by the coding sequence ATGCCCACGATCCTGAACGACGCATTTCAACTGCATCGCCGGTCCCTGACCTGGAGCGTGATGCGCATCGTGCGCGACCCGCAGATCGCCGAGGACCTGGCGCAGGAGACCTATGTCCGGGCCCACAAGGCGATCGAGGCGGGTCCGATCGAGCACATCGAGGCCTTCCTGCACCAGACCGCCCGCAATCTGGCGCTCGACTATCTGCGCCGGCGCAAGACGCGGGCCCGCGTCGAGACGGACGGCCTCAGCGACGAAATGCTGGAAAGCATCCCTGCCGATACACCCTCGCTGGAGACCGAGATCATGGAGCGCGAGCGGCTGCGGCTGTTCCAGGCCGCGCTCGCAACCTTGCCCGAGCGCGTGCAGCAGGTGGTCCGGCTGAGCCGGATCGAGGAATGGACCAATGCCCGGATCGCGCTGCATCTCGGCGTTTCCGAGCGCACCGTCTTCAACGATCTGAAGCTCGCCATGGCGCATTGTCGCGATGCGCTGGCTCGGAAGGACAAGGGTTGA
- the exbB gene encoding tonB-system energizer ExbB, whose product MAGGPLGGRALLGLVLAATLLLPAGPALAQETSGAAVSPPTTQSPGTSEAPAVEASTPVPAPTVVAPTTGTEPAAASPASSEATPTPASTAPAAPAIDGTAPAAAAPAPTAPAAATAAPPESTPANAAPSPATTSSPTSLLDQLLAPEPRADLPHNLSPWGMFMAADWVVKAVMIGLAVASLITWTIWLAKTVEIACARARIRRALAVILQANSLADAGRALSGRGGPGAFMVRSAEEELRRSLAALDYAGDGGVKERLGSSLARIEAQAGRRMSKGTGALATIGSTAPFVGLFGTVWGIMNAFIGISEAHTTNLAVVAPGIAEALLATAIGLVAAIPAVVIYNVFARSITGYRQLLTDAATGVERLVSRDLDYAKVPANLRLAG is encoded by the coding sequence ATGGCGGGCGGCCCGCTCGGCGGCAGGGCTCTCCTGGGACTGGTCCTCGCGGCAACGCTGCTGCTGCCGGCGGGCCCTGCCCTGGCGCAGGAGACGAGCGGCGCGGCCGTATCGCCGCCAACGACGCAGAGCCCCGGAACGAGCGAAGCCCCGGCCGTCGAAGCGTCGACACCGGTGCCCGCCCCGACGGTCGTTGCGCCCACGACCGGCACCGAGCCGGCGGCGGCTTCTCCGGCATCCTCGGAGGCCACGCCGACGCCAGCCTCGACGGCTCCAGCGGCACCCGCCATTGATGGCACCGCTCCTGCCGCAGCCGCTCCGGCCCCGACTGCGCCGGCAGCTGCCACCGCCGCCCCGCCGGAATCGACCCCGGCCAACGCGGCTCCCTCCCCCGCAACGACCTCGTCGCCAACCAGCCTGCTGGACCAGCTTCTGGCGCCGGAACCCCGCGCGGACCTGCCGCACAATCTGTCGCCCTGGGGCATGTTCATGGCGGCCGACTGGGTCGTGAAGGCGGTCATGATCGGCCTCGCCGTCGCCTCGCTGATCACCTGGACGATCTGGCTCGCCAAGACCGTCGAGATCGCCTGCGCCCGCGCCCGCATCCGCCGGGCGCTTGCCGTCATCCTCCAGGCCAACAGCCTCGCCGACGCCGGCCGCGCGCTCTCCGGTCGCGGCGGCCCCGGCGCCTTCATGGTCCGCTCGGCCGAGGAGGAGTTGCGCCGCTCGCTGGCCGCGCTCGACTATGCCGGCGACGGCGGCGTCAAGGAGCGGCTCGGCTCCAGCCTCGCCCGCATCGAGGCGCAGGCGGGACGGCGGATGTCGAAGGGAACCGGCGCGCTCGCCACCATCGGCTCGACCGCGCCCTTCGTCGGCCTTTTCGGCACCGTCTGGGGCATCATGAACGCCTTCATCGGCATCTCGGAAGCGCACACGACCAACCTCGCCGTCGTCGCGCCGGGCATCGCCGAGGCGCTGCTCGCGACCGCCATCGGCCTCGTCGCCGCCATCCCGGCCGTGGTGATCTACAACGTCTTCGCCCGCTCGATCACCGGCTATCGCCAGCTGCTCACCGACGCCGCCACCGGCGTCGAACGCCTGGTCAGCCGCGATCTCGACTATGCGAAGGTGCCGGCCAATCTCCGGCTGGCGGGGTAA
- a CDS encoding FecR family protein, whose translation MGRESSEDDVRAEAMPPTGRQDDETVDLIEDEALDWFARLRNATPGAAELAEFQAWHQQSPRHAEAFADLEAIWGSSAFASAVRSLPVAPPSPAKAPARRAGRTTASAPPAKRLRLKFGAVAALLMLAIGIWQAPALWLRWQADYLTAAGDRATIRLPDGSTMILNTASAVALDFDGGRRNVRLLQGEAFFDVQHDPAHPFHVAAQFGVVEVKGTAFSVRADEARDAVILERGRVEVRRTSEQADRATLEPDEQVFASAGGLSAVEPADPATALAWRQGRIVFDDQPIAKVLSELRRYRSAPILVTASLADGFRVSGNYRTTDIEGALQSLADAAGVTLTALPGGVIILR comes from the coding sequence GTGGGACGAGAGAGTTCAGAGGACGACGTCCGCGCCGAAGCCATGCCGCCCACCGGCAGGCAGGACGACGAGACCGTCGACCTCATCGAGGACGAGGCGCTCGACTGGTTCGCGCGCCTGCGCAACGCGACGCCGGGCGCCGCCGAACTGGCCGAATTCCAGGCCTGGCATCAGCAGAGCCCGCGCCATGCCGAGGCGTTTGCCGACCTCGAGGCGATCTGGGGATCGTCCGCCTTCGCCAGCGCCGTTCGCAGCCTGCCCGTCGCGCCCCCGTCGCCGGCCAAGGCGCCCGCGCGACGCGCCGGCCGGACGACGGCGAGCGCCCCTCCGGCAAAGCGGCTGCGCTTGAAGTTCGGCGCCGTCGCGGCGCTCCTGATGCTGGCGATCGGCATCTGGCAGGCGCCGGCGCTGTGGCTGCGCTGGCAGGCCGACTATCTCACCGCCGCCGGCGACCGGGCGACGATCCGGCTGCCGGACGGCTCGACCATGATCCTCAACACCGCGTCGGCCGTCGCGCTCGATTTCGACGGCGGACGCCGGAACGTGCGTCTGCTGCAGGGCGAGGCCTTCTTCGACGTGCAGCACGACCCCGCGCATCCCTTCCACGTCGCCGCGCAGTTCGGCGTCGTCGAGGTGAAGGGCACGGCGTTCTCGGTGCGGGCGGACGAGGCGCGCGACGCGGTCATTCTCGAGCGCGGCCGCGTCGAGGTCCGGCGCACATCCGAACAGGCCGACCGCGCGACGCTGGAACCGGACGAGCAGGTCTTCGCCTCCGCCGGCGGCCTTTCCGCCGTCGAGCCGGCGGATCCGGCGACGGCGCTCGCCTGGCGACAGGGGCGCATCGTCTTCGACGACCAGCCCATCGCCAAGGTGCTCTCGGAGCTGCGCCGCTATCGCAGCGCCCCCATCCTCGTCACCGCCAGCCTGGCCGATGGATTTCGCGTCAGCGGCAACTACAGGACGACCGACATAGAAGGCGCGCTGCAGTCCCTTGCGGACGCCGCCGGCGTCACGCTGACGGCCCTGCCGGGCGGCGTCATAATCCTTCGCTAG
- a CDS encoding energy transducer TonB codes for MTDWSRSIGRGARIGETVLWAGAGLVVLGAHVGAAAWLMREPPITAADSSPPPAIMIELAPEPEAVVTDKTEISPDPELAAEIAPNMAEPIEEPTPEELQPVEEKVVEAAQPQEIAEATVEPVEETAAVEPLDDEIEPVEEAVTEAETVAVPLPAPRPKPPVTRVAEAKPPKEQTREKVKEPAKETAKKPPRPAPSAASRASNEAAAEVRQSNRTAARQSMTGLFSASMSPARWQSRLMAHLERRKRYPAGARSRGETGIVTVHFTVDDGGNVLSVALARSSGFPDLDEEVLSLVKRASPVPPPPPGANKTITAPVRFKL; via the coding sequence ATGACCGACTGGAGCCGCTCGATCGGCCGGGGCGCGCGCATCGGCGAGACCGTGCTCTGGGCCGGCGCCGGGCTCGTCGTGCTTGGCGCGCATGTCGGCGCCGCCGCCTGGCTGATGCGCGAACCGCCGATCACGGCTGCCGATTCCTCGCCGCCGCCGGCGATCATGATCGAGCTGGCGCCGGAGCCGGAAGCCGTCGTCACCGACAAGACCGAGATCTCGCCCGATCCCGAGCTCGCGGCCGAGATCGCGCCGAACATGGCCGAACCGATCGAGGAGCCCACCCCGGAGGAACTGCAACCGGTCGAGGAAAAGGTCGTCGAGGCGGCGCAGCCGCAGGAGATCGCCGAAGCGACGGTCGAGCCCGTCGAGGAGACCGCCGCCGTAGAGCCCCTCGATGACGAGATCGAACCGGTCGAGGAAGCCGTCACCGAGGCCGAAACCGTCGCCGTTCCGCTGCCGGCGCCGCGCCCGAAACCGCCCGTCACCCGAGTGGCGGAGGCGAAGCCGCCCAAGGAGCAGACCCGGGAGAAGGTCAAGGAACCCGCCAAGGAGACGGCCAAAAAGCCGCCGCGCCCGGCGCCGTCGGCCGCTTCGCGTGCGAGCAACGAGGCCGCCGCCGAAGTCCGCCAGTCGAACCGCACCGCGGCGCGACAGTCGATGACAGGCCTCTTCTCCGCCTCGATGTCGCCGGCGCGCTGGCAGTCGCGGCTGATGGCGCATCTCGAGCGGCGCAAGCGTTATCCGGCCGGCGCCCGCTCGCGCGGCGAGACCGGCATCGTCACCGTCCACTTCACCGTCGACGACGGCGGCAACGTCCTGAGCGTCGCGCTGGCCCGATCCTCCGGCTTCCCGGATCTCGACGAGGAAGTCCTCTCCCTCGTCAAAAGAGCCTCCCCCGTCCCGCCCCCGCCTCCCGGCGCCAACAAGACGATCACCGCGCCGGTTCGCTTCAAGCTGTGA